From the Micromonospora echinospora genome, the window GGCCGCCGAGCTGCTGGTCATCCTGATCACCGGGGCGATCTTCATCGGGCTGGCCGGTGGGATCCGGGAGTTCGTCGGGGAGGGTGCCATCTACCGCCGGGAACGGGCGGTGGGCCTGGCGCCCGGGGCCTACCTCAGCGCGAAGCTCGCCGTGTTCGCGGTGCTGAACGCGTTCCAGGCGACCCTGTTCGTCCTGCTCGGCCTGTTCGGGCGGCCGGCGCCGTCCGAGGCGGTCGTCCTGGGCGGGCCGTTGGTCGAGCTGATCGTGGTGGTCTGGCTGACCACGCTGGCCGCCACCGTCCTGGGGCTGCTGGTGAGCGTGTACGTGTCGACCAGTGAGCAGACGATGCCGGTGCTGGTCGGGCTGGTGATGGCGCAGCTCGTGCTCTGCGGCGGGCTGTTCGCCGTGGTCGGGCGTGCCGGCATCGAACAGCTCTCCTGGCTCGCCCCGGCCCGCTGGGGCTACGCCGCCGCCGCGTCCACCGTGGATCTGCGCGCGATTATGCTGAAGCCCACGCCGGACGCGCTCTGGGCGCACACCACCGGCGCCTGGAGCTGGGCGATGGCCGTCCTGGCCGGCCAGACCGTCTGGCTGACCGTGGCGGTGCGGTGGGCGCTACGCCGCCACGAGCCCGCACTGGAAAGCCGGAGGAAGCGCACGTGAACCGCAAAGACTCGGCCGCCGCCCTCGAAGCCGTGCTGCGCGACGGCTGGAGCAGTGCCTGTCAGCTGTACGAGCACCTGGCGCGTGGTGGCCAACTGGTCGCCCTGCCCCCCAGCGGCCTGCGGCTGAGCCCGAACGAGGTGATCTTCAGCGACACGCCGCTGGGTTACGCACGCTTCTACGGCACCACCGTCCAGTACCGGGAGAGCAGCAACTTCTGGTTCGGCTCGACGGGCTTCGTGCTGGCCGGCATGGCGGGTGACGCGATCAGCAACGCCAGTGCCCGCAGCCGGGCCCAGGCGATGGCGGCGGCGCAGTGGCGGGACCAGGCGCAGGTGCGGATGATCCTGACCAACCAGCGGCTGCTCGGGGACTACCAGGGCAACCTGCTGAGTTTCTGGCACAACGGGGTGGTCGAGCTCACCGCCGACCTGACCCAGTGGTCGTTCATCCTCCGCTACCAGGAGGGCAACCCGTTGATGCTGCACGGGCCGGCGGCGCCGTGGTACGCGGTGGCCGTCGCCTGGCTGATCTTCGGCCCGCAGGGCCTTCAGCTTCCGGCGCTGGCCCCGGTCAGCGCGTCCGTCGCGCAGCGCTCCCGCGCCATCACCGGCGAGGTCGTGGACGGGCAGCCCTGACCGGCTCAGGCCACCCGGGTGGGCGCGGCCGGACGGGGTGCCGTCGCGTCGGGAACGGGGTCGTGGCCCCGGGCTAGGCCGGAACGGAGGTCGACGGCGGTGTACCTGGAGTCGAAGGTGTCCCCACCGCTGCCCTCGAAGGCGGCGGCGATGGCCACCAGCAGGTAGAACGGGGCGAAGGACCACCAGAAGGCCCGCCAGCCTCCCCGCCAGGCGCCGGACCGCCTCCCGTCGGAGATCCTGACGGAGCGCATGCCGGCGACGACGTCCCCGAGGCTACCGACCGAGCCCCAGATCATGCCGTACGCGACGACCACCACGAACCAGACGGCGGCCATGACGGCGACGTACACGCCGGTGCTGGCGGACATGGCCGTGCCCAACCGGCCGAGGGCGAAGCCCTGGTTGGCCGCGTGGACCGCGCCCATCAGGACCCCGGCCACCACCATCACCACGAGAGCGTCCAGGGTCCGGCCCCAGAAGTGCGACCAACCGGCCTTGCGGACGTACCGGACGCCGGTGTCCGGGTGCCGACGTACCGGTCGCCCGGTCACGCTGTCGATCAGCCCGGTGACGGACGGCGGTGTGGAGTTGCTCATGGTGCCCTTCCCGGTCGGCTCGACTGGCGACGTGGACCTGGACGGTACATCGTCGGTGCTCGCCCGGGGCGCGACCTCGGTGCCCATGCGGCGTGGAACACGGCGGAGCGTCGGGACCGCCGCGCGCGGTCGGCCGGGAAGGTCGATCAGAGCGGTTCGCCGGCCGTCGCGGGGCGGCCGGCGCGGAACGTGTGGCGGTAGGCCGTCGGCGGCACGCCGATCGCGGCGGTCAGGTGTTGACGCAACGAGGCGGCCGTTCCGAATCCCGCCTCGCCGGCGACGCGGTCGACCGGGAGGTCGGTCGACTCCAGCAGCCGACGGGCGTGTTCGACGCGTTGCTGGGTCAACCACTGGCCGGGGGTCATGCCGACCTCGTCCCGGAAGCGCCGGGAGAACGTCCGCACGCTCATCCGTGCGTGCTCGGCCAGCTCGGAAAGGGGGAGTGGTCGATGGAGCTGGCCGAGTGCCCAGTCGCGGGTCGTGGACGTGGTGGCCGCCGAGGGCTCGGGCACCGGACGTTCGATGAACTGCGCCTGACCGCCTTCGCGCCAGGGCGGGATGACGCATCGGCGTGCGACCCGGTTGGCGACCTCGCTGCCGTGGTCACGGCGTACGAGGTGCATGCACAGGTCGAGTCCGGCGGCCACCCCCGCCGCCGTGAGCACGTCCCCGTCGTCGACGAACAGTACGTCCGGATCGAGCTTGACCTGCGGGAACATCCGTTGGAACCGGTCGGCCTCGTTCCAGTGCGTCGTCGCCGCGCGACCATCGAGCAGACCTGCGGCGGCGAGGACGTACGACGCGGTGCAGATCGACACGATCCGGGCACCCGGCCGGAGGCGGGCGAGCGCCTCGGCCAGCTCGTCGGGAAGCCAGCTACGGTCCTCGGACGGGTCGCAGGCGAACGGCGGGATCACCAGGGTGTCCGCCGCGTCGAGGGCCTCGGCTCCGTGCTCCACCGCGAGGGCGAAGTCCGCGCTGGTCCGGACCGGGCCGCCGTCGAGGCTGCACGTGACCACCTCGTAGAGCGGGCCACCGTCCGCGCCCGTCGCGGTGCCGAAGATCCGGACCGGGATGCTCAGTTCGAACGGGTAGACCCCCTCGAGGGCCAGGACGACGACGCGGTGCATGGCCAGATCCTTTCACATGTTGGCGATCCGGCCACTCGTCGGGCGGTCCCGTCTCCCGCAGTGTTGCTCGTGCGTCAGTCACCGACCGTACGGAGCAGAGAAATGATCATGCGTGCTGTCAGCCAGGACTCGCTCGGGGGACCCGAGGTGTTGCGGGTGGTGGAGGTGGACCGCCCGGAACCCGGGATCTCGGAGGTTCTCGTCCGGGTCCACGCCGCCGGTGTCAACCCGACCGACCTGTGGCACCGGGCCACCGGCGGGCTGCTCGGCGAGACGCCGGTCAGGCTGGGCTGGGACGTGTCCGGCGTCGTCGAGGCGGTCGGGCTCGGCGTCACGATGTTCCGACCGGGCGACGAGGTGTTCGGCATGCCCCGGCTACCGCAACCGGCGGGCACGTACGCGGAGTACGTGACCTCCCCGGCGCGGCACCTGGCCCGCAAGCCTGCGGCGCTCTCCCACGTGGAGGCCGCCGCGCTCCCGCTCGCGGCGCTCACCGCGTACCAGTCGTTGGTCGACACCGCCGGGGTGCGCCCCGGCCAGCGGGTGCTGGTCCATGCCGCGGCCGGCGGCGTCGGCCACCTCGCCGTCCAGATCGCCAAGGCGCACGGCGCCCACGTCGTCGGCACCGCCCGCGCGGCCAAGCACGCCTTCGTGCGTGGTGTCGGCGCCGACGAGGTCATCGACTAC encodes:
- a CDS encoding RDD family protein, with protein sequence MSNSTPPSVTGLIDSVTGRPVRRHPDTGVRYVRKAGWSHFWGRTLDALVVMVVAGVLMGAVHAANQGFALGRLGTAMSASTGVYVAVMAAVWFVVVVAYGMIWGSVGSLGDVVAGMRSVRISDGRRSGAWRGGWRAFWWSFAPFYLLVAIAAAFEGSGGDTFDSRYTAVDLRSGLARGHDPVPDATAPRPAAPTRVA
- a CDS encoding GlxA family transcriptional regulator; its protein translation is MHRVVVLALEGVYPFELSIPVRIFGTATGADGGPLYEVVTCSLDGGPVRTSADFALAVEHGAEALDAADTLVIPPFACDPSEDRSWLPDELAEALARLRPGARIVSICTASYVLAAAGLLDGRAATTHWNEADRFQRMFPQVKLDPDVLFVDDGDVLTAAGVAAGLDLCMHLVRRDHGSEVANRVARRCVIPPWREGGQAQFIERPVPEPSAATTSTTRDWALGQLHRPLPLSELAEHARMSVRTFSRRFRDEVGMTPGQWLTQQRVEHARRLLESTDLPVDRVAGEAGFGTAASLRQHLTAAIGVPPTAYRHTFRAGRPATAGEPL